TTCGTGATGAACGCCTTTCTTCGGAAAAACTTGCTTGGAGTCTCAATACCAACCCAGTCGTCGTCCGTCGCCTACTCGGGTCTCTTCGGAATGCAGACCTCGTTACGTCCAAACGTGGACCGAACGGGGGGTTCGCACTGGCCCGGAGCCCAGACGACGTGACACTCTACGACGTCTACGAAGCGCTTGAAGTGGAGTCGATTTTTACGTTCCATCCGAACGATCCGAACGAAGCGTGTCCCGTTGGTGAGAACATCCAGGCAGTCCTCACCGAGACGCTGCAACCGGCGGAGGCCGCCCTGAAAGACGAGCTCAAAACGATAACCATCGCCGATCTCAGCCAGCAGATTCTCGAGCAGGCATCAACGCCGATCGAAAGCGTCGAAAGCGCCGATCTCGGCGACTGAACACGCACTCTCGACGGCGGCTGTTCTTTTCGATGAGTTGTGAGAAGAGCAGTGGCACCTTCGATACGGGTGTGATTCGATAACAGCATATTGTAACATACAAGGTTACAAATAGCGGAGCGGTGATTGATCATTCGATGACGAACGAACTGATCTATCAAGAATGGTCGGATACACAAGAAGAGACAACGATCTCGGTCGACACACACGAACTGACCGTGTCGTATTACGACGAGGGCAATACCAATGCATCCGAAAACCCGCTCGTGTTCCTCCATGGGATTCCGACATGGTCGTATCTGTGGCGTGGTGTCGCACCGGCCTTCGAAGACGATCGACGGGTGATCGCTCCGGACTTCGTCGGCTACGGGAACTCCGCAATGCACGATGGCTTCGATCGGTCCATCCGC
Above is a window of Natrinema sp. HArc-T2 DNA encoding:
- a CDS encoding Rrf2 family transcriptional regulator, whose product is MNGSSRLVVATHVLTVLAVVRDERLSSEKLAWSLNTNPVVVRRLLGSLRNADLVTSKRGPNGGFALARSPDDVTLYDVYEALEVESIFTFHPNDPNEACPVGENIQAVLTETLQPAEAALKDELKTITIADLSQQILEQASTPIESVESADLGD